The following proteins come from a genomic window of Pyxidicoccus sp. MSG2:
- a CDS encoding GNAT family N-acyltransferase encodes MTSMHCRVATTQRELDDALRVRWAVFGGELRLISGKVPPSRREVGCFDTLDTTMHLVVYADREPVATARLLLPNPEVAHDTGGRLGLELEQRLDLSGVVGPSRLFAETARFCVLERWRHSEAVARLHAGIYEESRRRGVTHWIAAANLDTDSEEDARLVYQVAAHRGWLSPRWKVKVSVPGEPPAIPSDPLYTPQERARARQGQLDGLRMPRAPSLFARKMGARFVSEAIYEAGFRRFTLPLIAALDEIPASTLARFEALDSRASHAA; translated from the coding sequence ATGACATCCATGCACTGCCGTGTCGCCACCACCCAGCGCGAGCTCGATGACGCGCTGCGCGTCCGCTGGGCCGTCTTTGGCGGAGAGCTGCGTTTGATTTCCGGGAAGGTGCCGCCGTCCCGGCGCGAGGTGGGCTGTTTCGACACGTTGGACACGACGATGCACCTGGTCGTCTACGCGGACCGCGAGCCGGTGGCGACGGCGCGGCTGCTGCTGCCGAACCCGGAGGTGGCGCACGACACCGGGGGACGGCTGGGCCTCGAGCTGGAGCAGCGACTGGACCTGTCGGGTGTCGTGGGGCCGAGCCGGCTGTTCGCGGAGACGGCGCGCTTCTGCGTGCTCGAACGGTGGCGGCACTCGGAGGCGGTGGCGCGGCTGCACGCGGGCATCTACGAGGAGAGCCGGAGGCGCGGGGTGACGCACTGGATTGCGGCGGCGAACCTGGACACGGACTCGGAGGAGGACGCGCGCCTCGTGTACCAGGTGGCGGCGCACCGGGGCTGGCTGAGCCCGCGCTGGAAGGTGAAGGTGTCCGTGCCAGGGGAGCCACCCGCCATTCCAAGTGACCCGCTGTACACACCCCAGGAGCGGGCGCGCGCGAGGCAGGGGCAGTTGGACGGGCTGCGAATGCCTCGGGCGCCCTCGCTGTTCGCGAGGAAGATGGGGGCGAGGTTCGTCTCCGAGGCCATCTACGAGGCGGGCTTCCGCCGCTTCACCCTGCCGCTGATTGCCGCGCTGGATGAGATTCCGGCGAGCACCCTGGCGCGGTTCGAGGCGCTGGACTCCCGCGCCTCCCACGCCGCCTGA
- a CDS encoding DUF6602 domain-containing protein → MSTWSLKQILASLHDDIQQRLSIARRSFHHPGTKGDASERVWLELLQTYLSQRYQATTAHVVDSDGRFSDQIDVVVFDRQYSPFIFNFEGQTILPAESVYAVFEAKQSINATQVAYARQKVASVRQLKRTSLPIPHAGGTYPPKSLQPILGGLLTLESEWTPPLGDALLEALATGDAAGHLDIGCVAAHGLYFLGQNGSYVVTEKGKPATAFLLELIARLQTMATVPMIDVRAYARWLAD, encoded by the coding sequence GTGAGCACCTGGTCCCTCAAGCAGATTCTTGCGAGCCTTCATGACGACATCCAGCAGCGGCTGTCGATTGCTCGCCGGTCGTTCCATCACCCTGGAACCAAGGGTGACGCCAGCGAGCGTGTCTGGCTGGAGCTGCTGCAAACCTACTTGTCCCAGCGATACCAGGCCACTACCGCACACGTGGTGGACAGCGATGGCCGCTTCAGCGACCAGATCGACGTTGTTGTCTTTGATCGGCAGTACTCGCCGTTCATCTTCAACTTTGAGGGCCAGACAATCCTTCCGGCGGAGAGCGTATACGCCGTCTTCGAGGCGAAGCAGTCCATCAACGCCACGCAGGTTGCATATGCGAGGCAGAAGGTCGCGAGCGTTCGGCAACTGAAGCGGACGAGCCTCCCCATCCCCCATGCGGGTGGAACGTATCCTCCGAAGTCCTTGCAGCCCATCTTGGGCGGCTTACTGACGCTGGAGAGCGAGTGGACCCCACCCCTCGGCGATGCTCTCCTTGAGGCTCTTGCCACAGGAGACGCGGCCGGCCATCTCGATATCGGCTGTGTCGCCGCTCATGGGCTCTACTTCCTTGGCCAGAATGGTTCGTATGTCGTCACGGAGAAGGGTAAGCCTGCGACAGCGTTTCTGCTGGAGCTGATTGCTCGTCTTCAAACGATGGCGACCGTCCCGATGATTGATGTTCGGGCCTACGCGCGCTGGCTCGCGGACTGA
- a CDS encoding SMODS domain-containing nucleotidyltransferase produces the protein MNLDFLDEQMAELSRQLEPSEAQRSAARKSQRAIREALDSGNMASRIITDYLSGSYARHTAIAPIDDVDIIFVIDPSKWRNPGSGGRPAPEKVLETFAGAIRLRRDSSTVMMQRRSVGLKMHHLHIDAVPAIETERDGLILIPDRRKEEWILTGPKIHAERATALNQKRGNMFKPLVKILKGWNSQLDEDTAFKSFSLETMALRIFEARNFDSMFEGVLLFFDFLCGRFAEDTHFEWPDSLGVGLSRPCFEYQLLDIAGTGSNLFANLSDDRRGAFLEAALRTRDLLWKAKCSRSRDQCLNYLEEAFPDDVNP, from the coding sequence GTGAATCTGGATTTCCTAGATGAGCAGATGGCTGAACTTTCCAGGCAACTTGAACCCAGTGAGGCCCAGCGAAGTGCCGCCAGGAAGAGTCAGCGCGCAATCCGTGAGGCGCTCGACTCTGGCAACATGGCCAGCCGCATCATCACAGACTACCTGAGTGGCAGCTACGCGAGACACACCGCTATCGCGCCAATCGACGATGTAGACATCATCTTTGTGATCGATCCATCCAAGTGGAGGAATCCGGGCTCTGGCGGACGTCCGGCTCCCGAGAAGGTTCTGGAGACCTTCGCCGGCGCCATTCGCCTAAGACGCGACAGCAGCACGGTCATGATGCAGCGTCGTTCCGTCGGCCTGAAGATGCATCATCTGCATATCGATGCGGTCCCAGCAATCGAGACGGAGCGCGACGGGTTGATCTTGATTCCAGACCGCCGCAAGGAGGAGTGGATCCTGACGGGCCCCAAGATTCATGCGGAGCGAGCGACAGCCTTGAATCAGAAGCGTGGGAATATGTTCAAACCCCTCGTGAAGATATTGAAGGGCTGGAACTCGCAACTCGATGAAGACACCGCCTTCAAGTCCTTCAGCCTCGAAACCATGGCCCTGCGCATCTTCGAGGCCCGGAACTTCGACTCGATGTTCGAGGGGGTCTTGCTGTTCTTTGATTTCCTCTGTGGCCGGTTCGCCGAGGACACGCACTTCGAGTGGCCCGATAGCCTGGGCGTCGGTCTGTCCAGACCGTGTTTTGAGTATCAGCTCCTCGATATTGCCGGCACCGGGTCGAACCTCTTCGCGAACCTGTCAGACGATCGGCGCGGAGCCTTTCTCGAGGCGGCTCTCAGGACGAGAGACCTTCTGTGGAAGGCGAAGTGCTCGCGGTCGAGGGATCAGTGCCTGAACTACCTGGAGGAAGCTTTCCCGGACGACGTCAACCCTTGA
- a CDS encoding VOC family protein — protein sequence MLPRQEWLYVPGAMTITALKPFIPSGKDFAAARSFFLELGFTVNWEGQGLAELQLGAAVFLLQDFHNPVVQENLMMFVRVDDLDAWWKHLQECGVLERYPGVRAKAPTVYPWGLREVHLIDPAGVCWHFA from the coding sequence ATGCTACCGCGACAGGAGTGGCTCTATGTTCCGGGCGCCATGACCATCACCGCGCTCAAGCCATTCATCCCTTCCGGAAAGGACTTCGCGGCGGCCCGGAGCTTCTTCCTGGAGCTGGGCTTCACGGTGAACTGGGAGGGGCAGGGGCTCGCGGAGCTGCAGCTCGGTGCGGCGGTCTTCCTCCTCCAGGACTTCCACAACCCGGTCGTGCAGGAGAACCTGATGATGTTCGTCCGGGTGGATGACCTGGATGCGTGGTGGAAGCACCTCCAGGAGTGCGGCGTGCTGGAGCGCTACCCTGGCGTCCGCGCCAAGGCGCCGACCGTGTATCCGTGGGGCCTGCGCGAGGTGCACCTGATCGACCCCGCCGGGGTGTGCTGGCACTTCGCCTAG
- a CDS encoding MAPEG family protein: MTNTLLGTTLLAVPVTALYGALNAFLTVGLSINVSRVRGKHNVWRGDGGHADLIAAIRAHGNNVEHVPLALILLLVAELCGGNSMALHAFGGALLVARLAHAFGLIKASRVQVVGALLTLVVQVGLAGYLLWLRPWS; this comes from the coding sequence TTGACCAACACCTTGCTCGGGACGACGTTGCTCGCGGTCCCCGTGACGGCGCTCTACGGCGCGCTCAACGCCTTCCTCACGGTGGGCCTCTCCATCAACGTCAGCCGCGTGCGCGGCAAGCACAACGTGTGGCGCGGTGATGGTGGACACGCCGACCTGATCGCCGCCATCCGCGCGCACGGGAACAACGTGGAGCACGTTCCCCTCGCGCTCATCCTGCTGCTGGTGGCCGAGCTGTGCGGCGGAAACTCGATGGCGCTCCATGCCTTCGGTGGCGCACTGCTCGTGGCGCGGCTGGCACACGCGTTCGGCCTGATCAAGGCCAGCCGCGTGCAGGTGGTGGGCGCACTGCTGACCCTGGTCGTGCAGGTGGGGCTCGCCGGGTACCTGCTCTGGCTGCGGCCCTGGAGCTGA
- a CDS encoding peptidoglycan-binding domain-containing protein, translating into MAAARAADRASVKGYSAETKASTKTSGSMAAARAADRASVKGYSAESSFSSKNSMAAARAADRASVLGYTSGSLRKGTTNDTVRGLQDRLRSAGFNPGKTDGKFGPATERAVRDFQRAMGLKADGVVGRRTFEALNKSSSFTKANTVNTPSTTTGKPFEAMARLAEQHGLTVTSTNKGKHNVGSKHYLGRAIDVRTRGVSQERLDAFMADARARGYTVLDERTRPAGQAVWGGPHIHVQN; encoded by the coding sequence ATGGCCGCAGCACGGGCGGCGGACCGGGCGAGCGTGAAGGGCTACTCCGCCGAGACCAAGGCCTCGACGAAGACTTCTGGCTCGATGGCCGCCGCGCGAGCGGCGGACCGGGCGAGCGTGAAGGGCTACTCCGCCGAGAGCAGCTTCTCCTCGAAGAACTCGATGGCGGCGGCCCGTGCCGCGGATCGGGCGAGCGTGCTCGGCTATACGAGCGGCTCGCTCCGCAAGGGGACGACGAACGACACCGTCCGGGGCTTGCAGGACCGGTTGCGCTCAGCGGGATTCAATCCTGGAAAGACTGACGGGAAGTTCGGCCCCGCCACGGAGAGGGCCGTTCGAGACTTCCAGCGCGCGATGGGACTCAAGGCGGATGGCGTGGTGGGGCGGCGGACCTTCGAGGCCCTCAACAAGTCCTCGAGCTTCACGAAGGCCAATACTGTGAACACCCCGTCGACGACGACCGGCAAGCCGTTCGAAGCGATGGCCCGGCTCGCGGAACAGCACGGCCTCACCGTTACCTCGACCAACAAGGGAAAGCACAACGTCGGCTCGAAGCACTACCTGGGGCGGGCCATCGACGTGCGCACTCGCGGCGTGTCGCAGGAGCGCCTCGACGCCTTCATGGCCGATGCCCGGGCGCGTGGCTACACCGTGCTCGACGAGCGGACACGCCCGGCGGGACAGGCGGTCTGGGGCGGTCCCCACATCCACGTCCAGAATTGA
- a CDS encoding TetR/AcrR family transcriptional regulator, producing MGISERKERQKAELREQIVRVARDMVMREGFAALSMRKLADAVEYAPATLYLHFENRDAIARELCVRGFQDLLAALEPAAKVEEPLERLAKMAEAYVKFGLAQPEPYRLIFMEDPKLSTALFSDADGAGPRSFAVLVRVFEDLKAAGRIAEDAEPSKLAEVLWAGLHGIVSLRLTCTGFKGSPAEELAQLLVSTLVNGLPGLKPGKAAKKTR from the coding sequence ATGGGGATTTCGGAGCGAAAGGAGCGGCAGAAGGCGGAGCTGCGCGAGCAGATCGTCCGGGTGGCGCGGGACATGGTGATGCGCGAGGGCTTCGCGGCCCTCTCGATGCGCAAGCTGGCGGACGCGGTGGAGTACGCACCGGCGACGCTGTACCTGCACTTCGAGAACCGGGACGCGATTGCGCGCGAGCTGTGTGTCCGCGGGTTCCAGGACCTGCTGGCCGCGCTGGAGCCGGCGGCGAAGGTGGAGGAACCCCTGGAGCGGCTGGCGAAGATGGCCGAGGCGTACGTGAAGTTCGGCCTGGCGCAGCCGGAGCCCTACCGGCTCATCTTCATGGAGGACCCGAAGCTGTCGACGGCGCTGTTCAGCGACGCGGACGGCGCGGGGCCGAGATCCTTCGCCGTGCTGGTCCGTGTGTTCGAGGACTTGAAGGCCGCGGGACGGATTGCGGAGGACGCCGAGCCCTCGAAGCTGGCCGAGGTGCTCTGGGCGGGGCTGCACGGGATTGTGAGCCTGCGGCTCACGTGCACGGGCTTCAAGGGCTCACCCGCGGAGGAACTGGCGCAGTTGCTGGTGAGCACCCTGGTGAATGGGTTGCCCGGGCTGAAGCCGGGCAAGGCCGCGAAGAAGACGCGGTGA
- a CDS encoding NAD-dependent epimerase/dehydratase family protein, translating into MDKVALFGASGVIGQSVARSLKAQGRAYRVVGRSKAGLQREFGADPLAEVATWNPEDMDSIRAAARGIHTLIYMVGVNYWQFHLHPQLMRRTLDAAIAEGVQQVLLIGTVYPYGRPRTTPVTEDHPREPHTFKGRMRKEQEDLLLAEHAAGRIRGTILRLPDFYGPGVDKSFLYRPFLAATQGTRAQLIGPIDSPHEFVYVPDVGPVVTALMDEPRAYGRWWNLAGAGVTTQRALVNEIFAQAGRPPKLMASGKGMLRLMGLFDPFMKELVEMHYLLTEPVLMDDSALRGLLGTVHKTPYSEGIRQTLAATRAASVSPAPAATGRPHPVP; encoded by the coding sequence ATGGACAAGGTGGCGTTGTTCGGCGCATCGGGCGTCATCGGGCAGAGCGTGGCGCGGTCCCTCAAGGCGCAGGGGCGGGCCTACCGGGTGGTGGGTCGCTCGAAGGCCGGGCTCCAGCGTGAGTTCGGCGCGGACCCGCTGGCGGAGGTCGCCACCTGGAACCCCGAGGACATGGACTCCATCCGAGCCGCGGCCCGGGGCATCCACACGCTCATCTACATGGTGGGGGTGAACTACTGGCAGTTCCACCTCCACCCGCAGCTCATGCGCCGCACGCTCGACGCCGCCATCGCCGAGGGCGTGCAGCAGGTGCTCCTCATCGGCACCGTGTACCCGTACGGCCGCCCCCGCACCACGCCCGTCACCGAGGACCACCCCCGCGAGCCGCACACCTTCAAGGGGCGCATGCGCAAGGAGCAGGAGGACCTCCTTCTCGCCGAGCACGCCGCCGGCCGCATCCGCGGCACCATCCTCCGCCTCCCCGACTTCTACGGCCCCGGCGTGGACAAGAGCTTCCTCTACCGCCCCTTCCTCGCCGCGACGCAGGGCACGCGCGCCCAGCTCATCGGCCCCATCGACTCGCCGCACGAGTTCGTCTACGTGCCCGACGTGGGCCCCGTCGTCACCGCGCTCATGGACGAGCCCCGCGCGTACGGCCGCTGGTGGAACCTCGCCGGCGCGGGCGTCACCACCCAGCGCGCGCTCGTGAATGAAATCTTCGCCCAGGCCGGCCGGCCGCCGAAGCTCATGGCGTCAGGGAAGGGGATGCTCCGGCTGATGGGCCTCTTCGACCCGTTCATGAAGGAGCTGGTGGAGATGCACTACCTGCTCACCGAGCCCGTCCTCATGGACGACTCGGCGCTGCGGGGGCTGCTGGGCACCGTGCACAAGACGCCCTACAGCGAGGGCATCCGCCAGACGCTCGCTGCCACTCGCGCCGCGTCCGTCAGTCCAGCCCCCGCTGCCACAGGTCGTCCTCATCCAGTCCCATGA
- a CDS encoding metallopeptidase family protein, whose product MGKRTAKREGVAGMEARLDAVADAFETGDFEAALSGAEGLLADAPELPEALHFRAAALVELGRLEEAGRAYGQALKLAPEDPEVLLGAADCLVCRTGEDREAVAEGLALCARGRRLAQKADDVELLYEFLLLEGMGLNQMGECATALASLDEALRHLPRSVDAQLERGIALFELCRFEEARAAFDKVLKDMPDEAWAHHYLGLMAERRGDEKEAKKRFGKAEALVPEEFPPPVQLAEEEFDRAVEDAVKALPHHAKQYLDNVTIAVEDLPSDEDLLGQDPPLSPSILGVFRGTPVGERSVTNAYDHFPASIVLYQKNLERFARTREELIEQIGITVMHEVGHLMGLDEDDLWQRGLD is encoded by the coding sequence ATGGGGAAGCGGACCGCGAAGCGAGAGGGGGTGGCGGGGATGGAGGCTCGACTGGACGCGGTGGCGGACGCCTTCGAGACGGGTGACTTCGAGGCGGCCCTGTCCGGAGCGGAGGGGTTGCTGGCGGACGCACCCGAGCTGCCCGAGGCCCTCCACTTCCGGGCGGCGGCCCTGGTGGAACTGGGCCGGCTGGAGGAGGCCGGCCGGGCCTACGGACAGGCCCTGAAGCTGGCGCCCGAGGACCCGGAGGTGCTCCTGGGCGCCGCGGACTGCCTGGTGTGCCGCACCGGGGAGGACCGGGAGGCGGTGGCGGAGGGGCTCGCCCTGTGTGCGCGAGGCCGGCGCCTGGCCCAGAAGGCCGATGATGTGGAGCTGCTCTACGAATTCCTCCTCCTGGAGGGCATGGGGCTGAACCAGATGGGCGAGTGCGCCACGGCGCTGGCGAGCCTGGACGAGGCGCTCCGGCACCTGCCGCGCTCGGTGGACGCGCAGCTGGAGCGAGGCATCGCCCTGTTCGAGCTGTGCCGCTTCGAGGAGGCCCGGGCCGCCTTCGACAAGGTGCTGAAGGACATGCCGGACGAGGCGTGGGCGCACCACTACCTGGGGCTGATGGCGGAGCGGCGCGGGGACGAAAAGGAGGCGAAGAAGCGCTTCGGGAAGGCGGAGGCGCTGGTGCCCGAGGAGTTCCCTCCCCCGGTGCAGCTGGCGGAGGAGGAGTTCGACCGCGCGGTGGAGGACGCGGTGAAGGCCCTGCCCCACCACGCGAAGCAGTACCTGGACAACGTGACGATTGCCGTGGAGGACCTGCCCTCGGACGAGGACCTGCTGGGCCAGGACCCGCCGCTATCCCCGAGCATCCTCGGGGTGTTCCGGGGCACGCCCGTGGGCGAGCGCAGCGTGACGAACGCGTATGACCACTTCCCCGCGTCCATCGTGCTGTACCAGAAGAACCTGGAGCGCTTCGCGAGGACGCGCGAGGAGCTCATCGAGCAGATTGGAATCACGGTGATGCACGAGGTCGGTCACCTCATGGGACTGGATGAGGACGACCTGTGGCAGCGGGGGCTGGACTGA
- a CDS encoding response regulator, protein MNILVVDDDLELCTMLSRFLEMHGYTVYSAADALQALDILERNQVGMVITDYLMPHLDGIHFTEMLKADPRFQAVPVLLMTGSTEEGITDRGLRKGVALTLRKPLDMGQLLTLVRFAE, encoded by the coding sequence GTGAACATCCTTGTCGTCGACGACGATCTCGAGCTGTGCACCATGCTCTCTCGCTTCCTGGAGATGCATGGGTACACCGTGTACTCGGCGGCGGACGCCTTGCAGGCGCTCGACATCCTGGAGCGCAACCAGGTGGGCATGGTCATCACCGACTACCTCATGCCCCACCTGGACGGCATCCACTTCACGGAGATGCTCAAGGCGGACCCCCGCTTCCAGGCCGTTCCCGTCCTCCTGATGACGGGCAGCACGGAAGAGGGCATCACCGACCGCGGCCTGAGAAAGGGCGTCGCCCTGACGCTCCGCAAGCCGCTGGACATGGGGCAGTTGCTCACCCTCGTGCGCTTCGCCGAGTAA
- the groL gene encoding chaperonin GroEL (60 kDa chaperone family; promotes refolding of misfolded polypeptides especially under stressful conditions; forms two stacked rings of heptamers to form a barrel-shaped 14mer; ends can be capped by GroES; misfolded proteins enter the barrel where they are refolded when GroES binds) has product MAAKEIFFHQSAREAILRGVRTLSDAVAVTLGPKGRNVVIEKSFGSPTITKDGVTVAKEIDLENKFENMGAQMVKEVASKTSDKAGDGTTTATVLARSIYEEGLKLVAAGHSPMDLKRGIDKAVEVVVEELKKLSKPTADKKAITQVGTISANGDETIGGIIADAMEKVGKEGVITVEEAKGLETNLDVVEGMQFDRGYVSPYFVTNRERMEVVVDDPYILISEKKISSMQDMIPILEQVARSGKPLLIIADDIEGEALATLVVNKIRGVLNVAAVKAPGFGDRRKEMLKDIATLTGGTVVSEELGHKYENLTLNDLGRAKRITVDKDNTTIVDGAGAKGEIEGRIKLIRSQIDTVTSDYDREKLQERLAKLVGGVAVINVGAATETEMKEKKARVEDALHATRAAVEEGIVPGGGVAYLRTLTALEKLKLGGEQDFGVDIIRRALQEPLRKIASNAGVEGAVVINKVREGKGAFGYNARTDVYEDLEKAGVIDPTKVERTALQNAASVASLLLTTEAMIADRPAKKKGKNGGGGGGGMPDYGGDDMEY; this is encoded by the coding sequence ATGGCAGCGAAGGAGATTTTCTTCCACCAGTCCGCGCGTGAGGCCATCCTGCGCGGTGTCCGGACTCTGTCGGACGCTGTCGCGGTGACCCTCGGCCCCAAGGGCCGCAATGTCGTCATCGAGAAGAGCTTCGGCTCGCCCACCATCACCAAGGACGGCGTCACCGTCGCCAAGGAGATCGATCTCGAGAACAAGTTCGAGAACATGGGCGCGCAGATGGTGAAGGAGGTCGCGTCCAAGACCTCCGACAAGGCTGGTGACGGCACCACCACCGCGACGGTGCTGGCGCGCTCCATCTACGAGGAGGGCCTGAAGCTGGTGGCCGCCGGCCACAGCCCGATGGACCTCAAGCGCGGCATCGACAAGGCCGTCGAGGTGGTGGTGGAGGAGCTGAAGAAGCTCTCCAAGCCCACCGCCGACAAGAAGGCCATCACGCAGGTGGGCACCATCTCCGCCAACGGCGATGAGACCATCGGCGGCATCATCGCGGACGCGATGGAGAAGGTGGGCAAGGAGGGCGTCATCACCGTCGAGGAGGCCAAGGGCCTGGAGACCAACCTCGACGTGGTGGAAGGCATGCAGTTCGACCGCGGCTACGTCTCTCCGTACTTCGTGACGAACCGCGAGCGCATGGAGGTCGTCGTCGACGACCCCTACATCCTCATCAGCGAGAAGAAGATCTCCTCGATGCAGGACATGATTCCCATCCTCGAGCAGGTGGCCCGCTCCGGCAAGCCGCTGCTCATCATCGCCGACGACATCGAGGGCGAGGCGCTGGCCACCCTGGTGGTGAACAAGATCCGCGGCGTGCTGAACGTGGCCGCGGTGAAGGCCCCGGGCTTCGGTGACCGCCGCAAGGAGATGCTGAAGGACATCGCCACCCTGACGGGCGGCACGGTCGTCAGCGAGGAACTCGGCCACAAGTACGAGAACCTGACGCTGAACGACCTGGGCCGCGCCAAGCGCATCACGGTGGACAAGGACAACACCACCATCGTCGACGGCGCCGGTGCCAAGGGCGAGATTGAGGGCCGCATCAAGCTCATCCGCTCGCAGATCGACACCGTCACCAGCGACTACGACCGCGAGAAGCTCCAGGAGCGGCTGGCCAAGCTGGTGGGCGGCGTGGCCGTCATCAACGTGGGCGCCGCCACCGAGACGGAGATGAAGGAGAAGAAGGCCCGCGTGGAGGACGCGCTGCACGCGACTCGCGCGGCCGTCGAGGAGGGCATCGTCCCTGGCGGCGGCGTGGCCTACCTGCGCACGCTGACCGCGCTGGAGAAGCTGAAGCTGGGCGGTGAGCAGGACTTCGGCGTGGACATCATCCGCCGCGCGCTCCAGGAGCCGCTGCGCAAGATTGCCAGCAACGCAGGCGTCGAGGGCGCCGTGGTCATCAACAAGGTCCGCGAGGGCAAGGGCGCGTTCGGCTACAACGCCCGTACCGATGTGTACGAGGACCTGGAGAAGGCCGGCGTCATCGACCCGACGAAGGTCGAGCGCACCGCGCTGCAGAACGCCGCGTCCGTGGCCTCGCTGCTGCTGACCACGGAGGCGATGATCGCCGACCGCCCCGCGAAGAAGAAGGGCAAGAACGGCGGCGGCGGCGGCGGTGGGATGCCGGACTACGGCGGCGACGACATGGAGTACTGA
- the sinM gene encoding signal integration modulator SinM, with protein MKRTLLSVLLLAVACSSGSSPQPGRPDAGGTEDSGTGGDDAGVTEDGGTEPDGGTEPDGGTEPSDAGTEDDAGTGVDGGSTDAGTADGGVCEAPAGQTGTELATRLNTPRRLALDATDLYISESHSLNPQQPTPGAGQVLKLSRSGGTAAPFASGFRAPDAIAVDATSVYVLDLDGLWRVDKATGKRGDLPIDATLNNVTVGGTEVLRATLSGRDVLVVATGNRWLLRVDTDGNNRQELYAGPSAARVRGARVVGTDVWFLVTGGTTPGLYRVPLDGSASAEHRDATVTQGSSLEVTPTHFLITEGSGGTGRLLELPRGGGTAGVLAEGLQGPMFPVELNGVVYFKESRADSADFLRRVRPCAPGTSDPVGPSGTGPGGLLVDGETLLYTSQESGTGGAVGRVP; from the coding sequence ATGAAACGCACGCTCCTGTCCGTCCTGCTGCTCGCGGTGGCCTGCTCCTCGGGGTCGTCACCGCAGCCGGGACGGCCGGACGCGGGCGGGACGGAGGACTCCGGGACGGGCGGCGACGACGCGGGCGTCACGGAGGACGGTGGCACGGAGCCAGACGGAGGCACCGAACCCGACGGAGGCACGGAGCCTTCCGACGCGGGCACGGAAGACGACGCGGGCACGGGCGTGGACGGTGGAAGCACGGATGCGGGCACGGCCGACGGTGGAGTCTGCGAGGCCCCCGCCGGGCAAACCGGAACGGAGCTGGCCACGCGGTTGAACACGCCGCGCCGGCTCGCCCTGGACGCGACGGACCTCTACATCTCCGAGTCGCATTCGCTGAATCCCCAGCAGCCGACTCCGGGCGCGGGCCAGGTGCTCAAGCTCTCTCGCTCGGGCGGCACTGCCGCGCCCTTTGCCTCGGGCTTTCGCGCACCGGACGCCATCGCGGTGGATGCGACGAGCGTCTACGTGCTGGACCTGGACGGGCTCTGGCGCGTGGACAAGGCGACGGGGAAGCGGGGTGACCTGCCCATCGACGCGACGCTCAACAACGTCACCGTCGGTGGCACGGAAGTGCTGCGCGCCACCCTCTCCGGCCGCGACGTGCTGGTGGTGGCCACGGGCAACCGGTGGCTGCTCCGGGTGGACACCGACGGGAACAACCGCCAGGAGCTGTACGCCGGCCCGAGCGCGGCCCGGGTGCGAGGCGCGCGGGTGGTAGGCACGGACGTGTGGTTCCTCGTTACCGGAGGCACCACTCCGGGCCTCTACCGCGTCCCATTGGATGGCAGCGCGTCCGCTGAACACCGGGATGCAACGGTGACGCAGGGCAGTTCGCTGGAGGTGACGCCCACACACTTCCTCATCACCGAAGGGAGCGGCGGCACCGGCCGGCTCCTCGAGTTGCCACGAGGAGGAGGCACGGCTGGGGTCCTCGCCGAAGGACTCCAAGGACCCATGTTCCCGGTGGAGCTGAACGGGGTGGTCTACTTCAAGGAATCGCGCGCCGACAGCGCGGACTTCCTGCGCCGCGTGCGACCCTGCGCGCCCGGCACCTCGGACCCGGTGGGCCCCTCGGGCACGGGCCCGGGCGGCCTGCTGGTGGACGGCGAGACGCTCCTCTACACGTCGCAGGAGAGCGGCACCGGGGGCGCGGTGGGCCGGGTGCCCTGA